A region of the Bacteroidales bacterium genome:
TCAGCAACCGGAGTTTCGGCCTGAGCTTTTGTTTCTTCGGTCTGATCAGGCTGGGATGCTTTTTTGAATTCCTTTAATCCCTGACCTATTCCTTTCATTAATTCAGGAAACTTCTTTCCTCCGAACAGCAGCGCGATGACCGCTACTATAAGGATAATCTCCATGGGTCCCAGTGACATATTCTTGTGATTAGTGATTAGTGACTAGTGATTTGTGATTAGTAATTAGTGATTAGTAATTAGTAATCAGCTTTATTTTTTTTCTTCGTCGTTATCGGTCTGTGATGCTTTCTTGAATTCTTTCATACCCTGACCGATACCTTTCATCAGTTCGGGAATTTTCCTTCCTCCAAAGAGCAATAAAAGAGCCGCCAGGATCAGGATAATTTCCATTGGGCCTAGTGTGAAAAGCAAAATGTTCAGATTCATGGCAATTGTTTTAAATTGGAGGGGTAAAATTAGAATAAATTTTTGATATACTCAGTTTTTAACATTATTTATAACACTTTTCAACACTACAACACTGCCCTTTACGGTTTGCATTCCGTAACACCTCACCCCTGCCTTTATAGTTTGCATCCGTAACACCTCACCCCTGCCTTTATAGTTTGCATTCCGTAACACCTCACCCCTGCCCCTCTCCTTGCAGAGAGAGGGGGAAGAACGTTTTAAGAATTACCCGGGTATAATCAAAGAATTTCTCTTTAACATGTTTCGCTCACATGGTATAGAGAGGGGTATCCCGACTCCCCTCTCCTGCAAGGAGAGGGGCCGGGGGTGAGGTGTTGACAGATGTAATGAGAGTCCGTAGTGAGGTTTTGTCTTACTTCCCAAGCCACTTCTCCACTCCCCTCACAATATCATTTGTATTGGCATAGATAAGGAGGCCGATGATGAGGACCATGCCCACGATCTGGGCGTATTCCATGAATTTTTCGCTTGGCTTGCGGCGGGTAATGATCTCATAAAGGAGGAACATAACGTGACCGCCGTCGAGTGCCGGTATAGGCAGTACATTCATGAATGCCAGCACGAGCGAAAGAAAAGCGGTGATTTCCCAGAATGCTTCCCAAGACCATACTTTCGGGAACAATCCGCCGATGGCGCCGAAGCCGCCAAGTCCCTTGTAGGCCCCGGTTTTAAAATCGAATATGAGCTTGAACTGCTTGATATAAAAACTCAGCTGTGAGCCTGCCAGTTTGATCCCTGCCGGAATCGCCTGGAAAAAGCCGAACGTACGGGTTTCGAGCTTGTAAAGTCCCAGTTTTTCGAGCTCTTCATATGTGGGAACAAAAGGAAATATTTCAAGTTTTTTTGCCGCTGTAAGCCTGAGCTGAAGGGTGACCGGCTTGCCGTCGCGCAACACTTCCGCTGTTAACGTACCTGTAGGGAGTGTATCGGCCATGCTAACATACTGGTCGTAATATTTCACAGGTGTGCCGTTGATACTTACAAGCTGGTCCTTCGGCTGAAGGCCCGAATTTTTATTCACCGATGAATCAGGGATTTCCCGGATGATGAAAGGAATACGCGGATAAAACAGAATTCCTTTTCTTTCCTTAACCAGGCTGCCCACGAAATTGGTAGATACCGTGAAGGAATCCACTTTGTTATCGCGCAGTACCTGTACTTTTCCCCCGAATATGATTTCCCTGTATATGTCTTCAAAACGAACCGGTTCCGTTCCGTTAATAGAAAGAATTTTGTCGCCATTTTTGAAACCAATATCCTGGGCGATCGAATCAGCGCACCAAATGCCGTCGGTTACATTACGGACAGGTAAAAATTTTTCTCCCCATGCATAAAGGATCGCTGTGTAGATGATAAAACCGAGGACGAGGTTTACCATAACTCCGCCAAGCATGATCAGCAAGCGCTGACCTGCGGGTTTCGACCTGAATTCGTAAGGCTGGGGGGGCTGCTTGAGTTGCTCTGTATCCATTGATTCGTCGATCATCCCGGAGATCTTGACATAGCCGCCAAGCGGAAGCCAGCCAATACCGTATTCGGTATCGCCTTTTTTCAGTTTGAACAGCGAAAACCAGGGATCAAAGAACAGGTAGAATTTTTCAACCCTGACATGAAAAACACGTGCCAGCAGAAAGTGACCCAGTTCATGAAGTATAATGAGAATGGAAAGGCTGAGAAGCAATTGACCGATTTGGATGATGACGCCCATTTTTTTGAATTTGGTTCCAAAGTTAATTAAAAGTATGTGTAATCGGTAATCGGGGAACGGTAATCGGTGACCGGTGATCGGTAATCGGTGATCGGTAACCGGTGATCGGTAACCGGTGATCGGTAACCGGTAAGCGGTAAGCGGTAATCGGTGATCGGTGATTGGTAACCGGTTAATCAGTGATCGGTAATCAGTACTCGGGGTTTTGAGCAGAAAAGGGAGGACTTATCCATCATCGATTGAAGCATTCTTCCAATGGATTCACATAAAGATAACAGATCGGTTTTAACTTTATCTGAAATATACTCACATTCATTAGCGGTTTCAATCCAATGTTGTGTTTCAAACTGTTCGGAATCTGCATCAGAAAGTTTCGAAATGAAATGTTTCTCATATTTTCTTTTACCCCATGATTCAGCGATTTGAGCTCCGACTGATCGGGATGATCTCCTGATTTGATCAGTGAGTGAAAATCTTTCATCAATGGGAAAATTCTTGCTTAATGCATAAATAGTTCTGGATAACTCACGTGTTTTCTGATAAACCTCAAGTTCTTTGTAGCTTTTAACATAATTCATAACGTTAAATTTATATTATTGATAGAACTGATTATTTACCTAACCGAAAACCGAATACTTTAAACTGAATGCCGAACACCGAATACCGAACACCGAATACCGAACACCGAACACCGAATACCGAATACTACAAACACCCCGCCGCAAACCTCCTTGCCTCAGTATCAGTCATTTGAAGATCATCGAGCGAGGGAACAGCCATGAAGGAGACATGCTGCATTGTTTTTTCGATTACGTCCGACATGCGAAGAAACGAAACCTGCTTGAGGAGGAAGGCTTCAACGGCCACTTCATTAGCGGCGTTCATGATGCAGGGCATGTTGCCGCCCCGGCGGAGTGCTTCGAAAGCCAGTCCCAGGTTACGGAATACCTTCAGATCGGGTTTTTCAAATGTAAGCTGGTTGCAGTCGGTGAAATTATAGCGGGTAAAAGAGGATGGCATGCGAACAGAGCACCCCAGTGCATATTGAATGGGAAGCCGCATATCAGGCAGTCCCATTTGTGCTTTTATCGAACCGTCAATAAACTGAACCATGGAATGGATGATGCTCTGGGGATGAATCACCACATCGATCTTCGCGGGTGCCATATCAAAAAGCCAGCTGGCCTCGATAACTTCAAGTCCTTTATTCATCAGCGAAGCCGAGTCGATTGTCACTTTGTTACCCATGCACCAGTTGGGATGTTTCAACGCCTGTTCGCAAGTCACATCCCTCAACTGTTTGGTTGTCATTCCCCTGAAGGGTCCGCCTGAAGCGGTAAGGATCAGCTTTTCAACTGAGTGCGGGTTTTCACCGGCGAGGCACTGAAAGATGGCCGAATGTTCGGAGTCGACCGGATATATGGCACTACCCTTGCTGAGGGCAAGTTCCGTTATAAGCGATCCGGCCACAACAAGGGTCTCCTTATTGG
Encoded here:
- a CDS encoding twin-arginine translocase TatA/TatE family subunit, with amino-acid sequence MSLGPMEIILIVAVIALLFGGKKFPELMKGIGQGLKEFKKASQPDQTEETKAQAETPVAELKENQ
- the tatA gene encoding twin-arginine translocase TatA/TatE family subunit gives rise to the protein MNLNILLFTLGPMEIILILAALLLLFGGRKIPELMKGIGQGMKEFKKASQTDNDEEKK
- the rseP gene encoding RIP metalloprotease RseP, which translates into the protein MGVIIQIGQLLLSLSILIILHELGHFLLARVFHVRVEKFYLFFDPWFSLFKLKKGDTEYGIGWLPLGGYVKISGMIDESMDTEQLKQPPQPYEFRSKPAGQRLLIMLGGVMVNLVLGFIIYTAILYAWGEKFLPVRNVTDGIWCADSIAQDIGFKNGDKILSINGTEPVRFEDIYREIIFGGKVQVLRDNKVDSFTVSTNFVGSLVKERKGILFYPRIPFIIREIPDSSVNKNSGLQPKDQLVSINGTPVKYYDQYVSMADTLPTGTLTAEVLRDGKPVTLQLRLTAAKKLEIFPFVPTYEELEKLGLYKLETRTFGFFQAIPAGIKLAGSQLSFYIKQFKLIFDFKTGAYKGLGGFGAIGGLFPKVWSWEAFWEITAFLSLVLAFMNVLPIPALDGGHVMFLLYEIITRRKPSEKFMEYAQIVGMVLIIGLLIYANTNDIVRGVEKWLGK
- a CDS encoding four helix bundle protein — its product is MNYVKSYKELEVYQKTRELSRTIYALSKNFPIDERFSLTDQIRRSSRSVGAQIAESWGKRKYEKHFISKLSDADSEQFETQHWIETANECEYISDKVKTDLLSLCESIGRMLQSMMDKSSLFCSKPRVLITDH
- a CDS encoding 1-deoxy-D-xylulose-5-phosphate reductoisomerase; the encoded protein is MKKKVAILGSTGSIGTQCLEVISAHRRQFEVFALTAGRNANLLVEQAIEFLPEYVVIADETQYTFVKESLGQLPIKVLAGNNAISEVVVQPGADIVVASLVGFSGVIPTYEAVRSGKTIALANKETLVVAGSLITELALSKGSAIYPVDSEHSAIFQCLAGENPHSVEKLILTASGGPFRGMTTKQLRDVTCEQALKHPNWCMGNKVTIDSASLMNKGLEVIEASWLFDMAPAKIDVVIHPQSIIHSMVQFIDGSIKAQMGLPDMRLPIQYALGCSVRMPSSFTRYNFTDCNQLTFEKPDLKVFRNLGLAFEALRRGGNMPCIMNAANEVAVEAFLLKQVSFLRMSDVIEKTMQHVSFMAVPSLDDLQMTDTEARRFAAGCL